From a single Oncorhynchus nerka isolate Pitt River linkage group LG11, Oner_Uvic_2.0, whole genome shotgun sequence genomic region:
- the LOC115137014 gene encoding transcription elongation factor SPT5, which translates to MSDSEDSDFSDNQSEQSSEAEEVDKNEAEEDGQASLSGSDKAAEEEGEDLADEEYDEEEEEDDDDRPRKKPRHGGFILDEADVDDEYEDEDPWEEGAEDILEKEEAEVSNIDHVVLDEDNSGSRRLQNLWRDSREEALGEYYMRKYAKQSGNDFPGGSEELSDDITQQQLLPGVKDPNLWTVKCKIGEERATAIALMRKFIAYQFTETPLQIKSVVAPEHVKGYIYVESYKQTHVKAAIDGIGNLRMGFWNQQMVPIKEMTDVLKVVKEVTNLKPKSWVRLKRGLYKDDIAQVDYVEPSQNTISLKMIPRIDLDRIKARMSMKDWFAKRKKFKRPTQRLFDAEKIRSLGGDVSHDGDFMIFEANRYSRKGFLFKSFAMSAVITEGVKPTLSELEKFEDQPEGIDLEVVTETAGKEREHNLQAGDNVEVCEGELINLQGKILSVDGNKITIMPKHEDLKDPLEFPAHELRKYFRMGDHVKVIAGRYEGDTGLIVRVEENFVILFSDLTMHELKVLPRDLQLCSETASGVDAGGQHEWGELVQLDPQTVGVIVRLERETFQVLNMHGKVLTVRHQAVNRRKDNRFAVALDSEQNNIHVKDIVKVIDGPHSGREGEIRHIFRGFAFLHCKKLVENGGMFVCKTRHVVLAGGSKPRDVTNFTVGGFAPMSPRISSPMHPGGGGQQQRGGGGGGQMGRGRGRRDNDLIGQTVRISQGPYKGYIGVVKDATESTARVELHSTCQTISVDRQRLTTMGAKRHGGMTSTHGRTPMYGSQTPMYGTGSRTPMYGSQTPLHDGSRTPHYGSQTPLHDGSRTPGQSGAWDPNNPNTPSRADDDYEFGYDDEPSPSPQGYGGTPNPQTPGYPEVPSPQVNPQYNPQTPGTPAMYNTEQYSPYAAPSPQGSYQPSPSPQSYHQVAPSPVGYQNTHSPASYHPTPSPMAYQASPSPSPVGYSPMTPGAPSPGGYNPHTPGSNIDQTSCDWVTTDILVRVKDTFLDSQVVNQTGIIRSVTGGMCSVFLQDTEKVVSISSEHLEPVTPTKNNKVKVILGEDREATGILLSIDGDDGIVRMELDDQLKILNLRFLGKLEL; encoded by the exons ATGTCGGACAGTGAGGACAGCGACTTCTCTGACAACCAGAGTGAACAAAGCAGCGAAGCCGAGGAGGTGGACAAAAATGAGGCAGAG GAAGATGGGCAGGCAAGTTTATCTGGCAGTGATAAGGCAGcagaagaggaaggggaagacTTGGCAGATGAGGAGTAtgacgaagaggaggaagaggacgatGATGACCGTCCCAGAAAGAAACCCAGGCATGGAGGTTTCATCTTGGATGAAGCCG ATGTGGACGATGAGTATGAAGATGAAGACCCGTGGGAGGAAGGTGCTGAGGATATTTTGGAGAAAG AGGAAGCTGAGG TGTCCAACATTGACCATGTGGTCCTGGATGAGGATAACTCTGGCTCCCGCAGGCTGCAGAACCTCTGGAG AGATTCCAGAGAGGAGGCCTTGGGGGAATATTACATGAGGAAATATGCCAAGCAATCTGGAAATGA TTTTCCCGGGGGTTCTGAGGAACTGTCTGATGACATCACCCAGCAGCAGCTGCTCCCTGGTGTCAA GGATCCTAATCTTTGGACAGTCAAGTGTAAG ATTGGGGAAGAGAGAGCAACTGCCATTGCGTTGATGAGGAAATTCATTGCCTATCAATTCACAGAAACG CCCCTCCAAATCAAGTCGGTAGTGGCTCCCGAACATGTCAAAGGTTACATCTATGTAGAGTCGTACAAGCAGACTCACGTCAAAGCTGCAATTGACGGAATAGGCAACCTGAGGATGGGCTTCTGGAACCAGCAGATGGTTCCCATCAAGGAGATGACAGACGTCCTCAAGGTGGTCAAAGAGGTGACCAACCTCAAGCCCAAGTCCTGGGTCCGACTCAAGAGAGGCCTATACAAAGATGACATCGCCCAG GTGGACTATGTGGAGCCCAGTCAAAACACGATATCACTGAAGATGATTCCCAGGATAGATTTGGACAGAATCAAGGCCCGGATGAGCATG AAAGACTGGTTTGCAAAGCGGAAGAAGTTCAAGAGACCAACCCAGAGACTCTTCGATGCAGAAAAGATCAG GTCACTTGGTGGGGATGTCAGCCATGATGGAGACTTCATGATATTTGAAGCTAACCGCTACAGCCGCAAAGGGTTCCTCTTCAAAAGCTTTGCCATGTCTGCTGTG ATCACTGAAGGAGTGAAACCCACTCTGTCGGAGCTGGAGAAGTTTGAGGACCAGCCAGAAGGCATTGATCTGGAGGTGGTGACTGAAACCGCAG GTAAAGAGCGTGAGCACAACCTCCAGGCCGGGGACAATGTGGAGGTATGTGAAGGGGAGCTGATCAACTTGCAGGGCAAAATCCTGAGTGTGGATGGCAACAAGATCACCATCATGCCCAAGCATGAGGACCTCAAG GATCCTCTGGAGTTCCCGGCCCACGAGTTGAGGAAGTACTTCCGTATGGGTGACCACGTCAAGGTGATAGCAGGCCGCTACGAGGGCGACACCGGCCTCATCGTACGTGTGGAGGAGAACTTTGTCATCCTCTTCTCTGACCTCACCATGCACGAG TTGAAGGTCCTGCCCAGGGACTTGCAGTTGTGCTCTGAGACGGCATCAGGGGTAGATGCCGGGGGCCAGCACGAGTGGGGGGAGCTGGTCCAACTGGACCCCCAGACCGTGGGAGTTATTGTCAGGCTGGAGAGGGAGACATTCCAG gtCCTCAACATGCATGGCAAGGTGCTGACAGTGCGTCACCAGGCAGTGAATCGACGGAAAGACAACCGCTTTGCCGTGGCACTGGACTCTGAGCAGAACAATATCCACGTCAAAGACATCGTCAAGGTCATCGACGGGCCACACTCG GGGCGTGAGGGGGAGATCCGCCACATTTTCCGAGGCTTTGCCTTCTTGCACTGCAAGAAGCTGGTGGAGAACGGGGGCATGTTTGTCTGCAAGACACGCCACGTGGTGCTGGCCGGGGGCTCCAAG CCCCGAGATGTCACCAACTTCACTGTGGGAGGCTTCGCGCCTATGAGTCCACGCATCAGCAGCCCTATGCAtccaggtggtggtg GCCAGCAGCAGAGGGGCGGTGGAGGTGGAGGACAGATGGGGCGTGGCCGGGGCAGAAGGGACAACGACCTGATTGGACAGACCGTCCGCATCTCCCAGGGACCATACAAGG GGTATATTGGAGTGGTGAAGGACGCCACAGAGTCGACAGCCAGAGTGGAACTGCACTCGACATGCCAGACCATCTCTGTGGACCGACAGCGTCTCACCACAAT GGGAGCGAAGCGGCATGGAGGAATGACTTCCACTCACGGACGCACCCCCATGTACGGTTCCCAGACCCCCATGTACGGGACAGGCTCCCGTACCCCTATGTACGGCTCTCAGACCCCCTTACACGATG GGAGCCGTACTCCTCACTACGGCTCGCAGACGCCGCTACATGATGGGAGCAGGACGCCGGGGCAGAGCGGAGCGTGGGACCccaacaaccccaacacaccGTCCAG GGCGGATGACGACTATGAGTTTGGTTATGATGACGAGCCCTCCCCGTCCCCTCAGGGCTACGGGGGCACGCCTAACCCCCAGACCCCCGGCTACCCAGAGGTGCCGTCACCCCAGGTCAACCCCCAGTACAACCCCCAGACACCAGGCACCCCAGCcat gtACAACACAGAACAGTACTCGCCGTACGCTGCCCCCTCCCCACAGGGCTCGTACCAGCCCAGCCCCAGTCCTCAGAGTTACCATCAGGTGGCACCCAGCCCAGTGGGCTACcagaacacacactcaccagCCAGCTACCACCCCACCCCCTCACCCATGGCATATCAG GCCAGTCCGAGCCCCAGCCCGGTAGGCTACAGCCCCATGACCCCCGGCGCCCCCTCCCCGGGCGGCTACAATCCCCACACCCCCGGCTCCAACATCGACCAGACCTCTTGCGACTGGGTCACCACCGACATCCTGGTGCGCGTTAAAGACACCTTCCTGGACAGCCAGGTGGTTAACCAGACAGGCATCATTCGCAGTGTCACG